The Petrotoga mobilis SJ95 genomic sequence AGTCGCCTTAGAAATATATCAAGACAAGGAAATAGATTGGCTCAACTTCTTATCCACAAAAAGGAAAGAAAAAATAGAAAAGTATGTCGAAGCTTTAAATGAAGAAAAAACAAAATTTAAAGAAACCTTTAAAACTATACTTTCTGAAATAGGACTGGACAAGTTTGAAAAAATAATTCAAGATATTGTTTCCAACTGGCGCATCGAAATGTCAAGAGCTTTATTAACTAATGATTTAGAATTAGCAGATAAAGAACTTTCCGAACTTTACAAGAACTTTTTATGGCTTGTCAAAATTATTTCTCTCATCGCTAGTGAATTCTATTTGGGATTAACCATCGATAATTTTTTATACGATTTCAAAGCGGTTTTAGAAAAGGTTGTAGAAGAATTCGAAAATAACCCTGACCTTCTTAAAAAGTACCAAAACAAATTTAAATACATCATAGTTGATGAATTTCAAGATACCAATTATCTTCAAAAAGAAATCTTTGACAAACTCCATACCACAGATAATTACTTTTTTTACGTTGGAGATAGGAAACAATCCATCTATCGTTTCAGAGGAGCGGATGTGTCTGTGTTTTCTCGTTCTTTAACAGAAGCTGAAAACTCTGATGAAGAAGTTCTTTTGGGAAAATTAACTAAAAACAGAAGGTCCCACCAACAAATAATAAATTTTGCAAATCATCTTTCTGAAACTTCTTTATTTAAAAGAGATAATTTACAGATGCCAGATATCGATCCCAAACTTTTAGAAAATCTTTCCTTCCAAGAAGAAGATATATCAGAACCCGAAATTCCTCCCCAAGAGACCGAAACAATTCCTACATTGAGTGAAGACGATACTAAAAGAGTTAAATACATATTAATTGAACCTACAGAGGAAAATGGTTTAAACAACCAAGAAAATCGCCTTGCTATTGAAATTGACACGTTGGCAAAAGTGATAAAAAAGTTGTTAGGACAAGAAATGGATTTCAAGGTAAGAAAAAATAATAAAGTATATTACGAAAGAAGAAAAATAGAACCAAAAGATATCGCTGTCCTTTCAAAAGAATTAAAAAATACAGAGAAAATACTTAGAAACACTTTTTTTAAATATAATATACCCTTTTATATATTCGGCAGCAAATCTTTTTACAATAGACCAGAAATTCAAGCTATTTTCGCTGCCCTCAACTCAATTCAAAATCCATTCAACGACTACCAGTTTGTCAGATATATGATGTCACTTCTAGTAGGTATGAGTTTTCAAGATCTTTCCAAATTAGTAGAAAAAAGTCAGGGAAGTTTTTTTGAAACGTTTGAAAACATAAAAAATGAATTCCCTGAAGATGTAGTAGAAAGTTATAAAGTGCTTAAAAAGTACAAGGATCTCAAATATTATTTAACTCCTTCTTCTATACTGAAAGGTATAATAAACGATAACAATTACTTCTCTAAACTCGCTTTAACAAACGATCCTGAAGTTTCAATATCCAATATAAAAAAACTTATAAATCAAGCTGAAGAATACAACAATATGGCAAATTCCTTTTCTGAATTGGTGAGATTTTTGAAAAATGCCTCTAATATTTCTGAAGAAGAAGCTTCTATTGAAGATGAAACATCTAACAGTGTAAAAGTAATGACCATCCATAAATCTAAAGGTTTGGAATTTCCTATTGTATTAATGATTGGTTTACACAACTCTATCTCAAACACAAAAAATGGTTCTAATGCAGAATTTTCAATCCCTAATGCGGAGGGAAATAGATATTACATCTTAAACAATATATATAAAGAGAGCGTAGAAAACAGTGATCACTGGCTTCTCAAATGGTTTAAAAACAACGAATTTTTGGATAAAACCGAAGCCAATAGATTAGTATATGTGGGAATAACAAGAGCGAAAGACTTGTTGCTACCCATTTTAGTGTCCAACGAGAAAGCTGATACTTTAAATAATTTCTTCTTAACTGTAAAAAATTCAGA encodes the following:
- a CDS encoding UvrD-helicase domain-containing protein, with the translated sequence MTVKKVDVYKEIDDPNRNFFISASAGTGKTYILTQYFIKVLEKNFPNADIVDNILTVTFTNKAASEMKNRIMEEVSNKLDKKPPYGASKLEWYQYWNEVKINLSRSWIKTIDSFCSRIIRENNISVGVDPNFSIISDFQRDREVERSVYSALRVALEIYQDKEIDWLNFLSTKRKEKIEKYVEALNEEKTKFKETFKTILSEIGLDKFEKIIQDIVSNWRIEMSRALLTNDLELADKELSELYKNFLWLVKIISLIASEFYLGLTIDNFLYDFKAVLEKVVEEFENNPDLLKKYQNKFKYIIVDEFQDTNYLQKEIFDKLHTTDNYFFYVGDRKQSIYRFRGADVSVFSRSLTEAENSDEEVLLGKLTKNRRSHQQIINFANHLSETSLFKRDNLQMPDIDPKLLENLSFQEEDISEPEIPPQETETIPTLSEDDTKRVKYILIEPTEENGLNNQENRLAIEIDTLAKVIKKLLGQEMDFKVRKNNKVYYERRKIEPKDIAVLSKELKNTEKILRNTFFKYNIPFYIFGSKSFYNRPEIQAIFAALNSIQNPFNDYQFVRYMMSLLVGMSFQDLSKLVEKSQGSFFETFENIKNEFPEDVVESYKVLKKYKDLKYYLTPSSILKGIINDNNYFSKLALTNDPEVSISNIKKLINQAEEYNNMANSFSELVRFLKNASNISEEEASIEDETSNSVKVMTIHKSKGLEFPIVLMIGLHNSISNTKNGSNAEFSIPNAEGNRYYILNNIYKESVENSDHWLLKWFKNNEFLDKTEANRLVYVGITRAKDLLLPILVSNEKADTLNNFFLTVKNSDMIDIIQSDHIQQVQENTPEPLNQEGENSLFKDIPQQNLKDLTNLSYKKYIAPTYIIKEIKTEELDLIEDLSGTITSPSTYFDPKNIFSDQELIFRGSFLHSKLRSAQNISHIKNMIKNGELPQRFDELDIVKKAFTPNENKIIKNEWRLMKKLNLGKKEYMLFGIPDKVIIENGDIEILDYKYSELRDPKKINDYQFQILFYLYLLSDFGNPKSGHIISIKTLQDPITFEYDPKFEERLISQLLKEGNYYEFS